A window of Cucurbita pepo subsp. pepo cultivar mu-cu-16 chromosome LG06, ASM280686v2, whole genome shotgun sequence contains these coding sequences:
- the LOC111796803 gene encoding ankyrin repeat-containing protein BDA1-like, with amino-acid sequence MEATHQQLTQSSNIANGLAMSSIEKSKRWLYESSKIGSIQSLETLIQSNPNIIQRVLISSYNIETPLHVSVLHCHLEFTQFLLNLMPELAGEVDALQRTPLHLASENGTVEIVQALLEKNTSTCMVRDLNGLIPLHHAVINGRIDIIQRLINARPQSLWMKHHNGETVLHLCVKHNHLEALKLLIIMIEDPQTHGFLNERDVNENTILDFSMMLRHIEIVRYLLSIPGIKTGNNTLNNEEQCNDIRSLWRKNFEYQGDWLQEVQGTMMLVATVIATVAFQGAINPPGGVWQQDIPFNSNITIHRSFHSSNTFKTFIAGTAVDCL; translated from the exons ATGGAGGCAACTCATCAACAACTCACACAATCTTCCAATATTGCAAATGGATTAGCCATGTCGTCTATTGAAAAAAGCAAACGATGGCTCTATGAATCATCAAAGATCGGGTCCATTCAAAGCTTAGAAACACTAATTCAAAGCAACCCGAATATTATTCAAAGAGTTCTAATCTCTTCTTACAACATCGAGACTCCATTGCACGTCTCGGTTTTGCATTGCCACCTTGAATTCactcaatttcttttaaatctcATGCCTGAACTTGCTGGAGAAGTTGATGCCCTGCAAAGGACACCTCTCCACTTAGCTTCTGAAAATGGAACTGTTGAGATTGTTCAAGCTTTGCTGGAGAAAAACACAAGCACTTGCATGGTTCGTGATTTGAATGGGTTGATTCCTCTCCATCATGCAGTGATTAATGGAAGAATTGATATCATACAACGGTTGATCAATGCGAGGCCACAATCTCTTTGGATGAAGCATCACAATGGTGAAACTGTTCTTCATTTATGCGTAAAACACAACCATTTGGAAGCTCTTAAGTTGTTGATCATAATGATTGAAGATCCACAAACTCATGGGTTTCTGAACGAACGCGATGTGAATGAAAATAccattttggatttttctatGATGTTAAGACATATTGAG ATAGTAAGATATTTGTTGTCTATCCCGGGAATAAAAACGGGAAATAATACTTTgaacaatgaagaacaatgCAATGACATAAGAAGTTTGTGGAGGAAGAACTTTGAATACCAAGGCGATTGGCTTCAAGAAGTACAAGGTACAATGATGTTGGTAGCAACGGTGATCGCAACGGTAGCTTTTCAAGGTGCAATCAACCCTCCTGGCGGTGTTTGGCAACAAGACATTCCTTTCAACTCTAATATCACTATTCATCGTTCATTCCATAGTAGCAATACTTTTAAAACATTCATAGCGGGAACTGCA GTCGATTGCCTTTGA